Proteins encoded in a region of the Paenibacillus sp. W2I17 genome:
- a CDS encoding bifunctional cystathionine gamma-lyase/homocysteine desulfhydrase, protein MRPKTKLIHAGIVGDPHTGAVSVPIYQVSTYEQESVGVHKGYEYSRTGNPTRHALEEVIKELEDGVRGFAFSSGMAAIHAVLSLLETGDHVILTDDVYGGTYRIFTKVLNRLGIESTFVDTTSLQALEQALQSNTKAIYVETPTNPLLKVTDIAAVAKWSKQHELLFIVDNTFSTPYWQTPLALGADIVLHSATKYIGGHSDVVAGLAVVNSEQLGEDLHFIQNAIGAVLGPMDSWLLMRGLKTLGLRMEAQERNTEQLVTFLNQHPTVSKVYYPGLPDHPQHNLASTQARGYGGMVSFDVGSAEKVDDVLSKVRYFTLAESLGAVESLISVPARMTHASIPYERRQELGITDGLIRISVGIEDVEDLLEDLKSALS, encoded by the coding sequence ATGAGACCAAAAACCAAACTGATTCATGCAGGTATTGTTGGTGATCCACACACTGGAGCAGTGAGTGTACCGATCTATCAAGTAAGCACGTATGAGCAAGAATCGGTTGGCGTACACAAAGGATACGAGTATTCACGAACAGGGAACCCTACCCGTCATGCGTTGGAAGAAGTCATTAAAGAGCTGGAGGATGGCGTTCGAGGTTTTGCTTTTAGTTCGGGAATGGCTGCAATTCACGCTGTACTGTCTCTGTTGGAAACTGGAGATCACGTCATTCTGACGGATGATGTATACGGCGGGACTTACCGCATTTTCACCAAGGTGCTGAATCGTCTGGGGATCGAGTCTACCTTTGTAGATACCACCTCACTACAAGCACTGGAGCAAGCTTTGCAATCTAATACAAAGGCCATCTATGTAGAAACACCTACCAATCCGTTACTCAAGGTCACCGATATTGCTGCTGTAGCGAAATGGTCGAAACAACATGAGTTGCTATTCATTGTGGACAACACGTTTAGTACGCCTTATTGGCAAACTCCGCTGGCTCTGGGGGCAGATATTGTATTGCATTCTGCAACAAAATATATCGGTGGGCATAGTGATGTCGTGGCAGGACTTGCGGTTGTCAACAGCGAGCAACTTGGTGAAGATCTGCATTTTATTCAAAATGCAATTGGCGCAGTTCTGGGACCTATGGATTCCTGGCTGTTAATGCGAGGTCTTAAAACATTGGGATTGCGAATGGAAGCGCAAGAACGCAATACAGAGCAACTTGTGACATTTTTGAATCAGCATCCAACAGTGAGCAAAGTCTATTATCCCGGGTTGCCCGACCATCCACAGCACAATCTTGCTTCCACGCAAGCCAGAGGATACGGCGGTATGGTTTCCTTTGATGTAGGCAGTGCTGAAAAAGTAGATGACGTGTTAAGCAAAGTCCGTTATTTCACATTGGCTGAAAGTCTGGGCGCGGTGGAAAGTTTAATTTCTGTACCTGCCCGAATGACACATGCTTCCATTCCCTATGAACGTCGGCAAGAATTGGGGATCACGGATGGTTTGATTCGTATCTCCGTTGGGATCGAGGATGTTGAAGATTTACTTGAGGATTTGAAATCCGCATTAAGTTAA
- a CDS encoding exonuclease SbcCD subunit D → MRILHTGDWHLGKTLEGRSRLREQEDFVDELVRVADEQQADAILMAGDVYDSVNPPAAAEQLFYEAAARLTEHGRPLVVIAGNHDQPERVASVTPLVNRQGITLVGMPTSEAVTIHAKRTGEIAQIAALPYPSEARLNELLTTDGDENVLRQAYSHRVGMLMQRLAASFRPDTVNLAMSHIYVLGGLESDSERPIQIGGAYTVDPSSLATGAQYTALGHLHRAQAVKGDGVIRYSGSPLAYSFSEAGQSKSVTMVDLAPGGAAQVEEVLLTSGRPLVRWQARGGLAEVYRWLDEGRDPQAFIDMEVWLDEAMSLKEIQQLRKSHEGIIHIRPVYPEMAAAGLLEQRSELPVHELFRKFYQRQTGGAQPEDSLVQLFLELVDEDEPGVREEVEER, encoded by the coding sequence ATGCGTATTCTGCATACAGGGGACTGGCATTTGGGAAAAACGCTGGAAGGACGAAGCCGACTGCGTGAACAGGAAGATTTCGTTGATGAACTCGTCAGGGTCGCTGATGAGCAGCAGGCAGATGCCATATTGATGGCCGGAGATGTGTATGATTCGGTGAATCCTCCCGCAGCGGCGGAACAGCTTTTTTATGAAGCGGCAGCACGTCTGACGGAGCATGGAAGACCTCTTGTGGTGATTGCTGGAAATCATGATCAGCCAGAACGTGTAGCTTCTGTAACTCCACTTGTGAACAGACAGGGCATTACACTCGTAGGGATGCCTACTTCAGAAGCGGTAACCATCCATGCAAAGCGAACCGGAGAAATTGCACAGATTGCCGCATTACCTTATCCTTCTGAAGCCAGATTGAATGAACTGCTGACAACAGATGGTGACGAAAATGTGCTTCGTCAGGCATACAGTCACCGTGTGGGCATGTTAATGCAGCGTCTGGCAGCTTCTTTTCGCCCGGATACCGTGAACTTGGCCATGAGCCATATCTATGTGCTCGGCGGACTTGAGAGTGATTCGGAACGTCCGATTCAGATCGGTGGGGCCTACACGGTCGACCCTTCATCTTTAGCGACTGGTGCGCAATACACGGCGCTTGGGCATCTTCATCGTGCACAGGCTGTCAAAGGAGACGGTGTGATTCGATATAGCGGTTCTCCTCTCGCCTACAGCTTCTCGGAAGCAGGGCAGAGCAAGTCTGTTACGATGGTTGATCTGGCACCGGGCGGAGCTGCACAGGTGGAGGAAGTTTTGTTAACGTCCGGGCGTCCGCTTGTGCGTTGGCAGGCGCGTGGTGGTTTGGCAGAAGTATATCGCTGGCTGGACGAGGGACGTGATCCACAGGCTTTTATCGACATGGAAGTGTGGCTGGACGAGGCGATGTCCCTGAAGGAGATTCAGCAGCTGCGAAAATCACATGAAGGTATCATCCATATTCGCCCGGTGTATCCCGAGATGGCTGCAGCAGGCCTTTTGGAGCAACGATCCGAGCTGCCTGTACATGAACTGTTCCGCAAATTCTATCAGCGTCAGACCGGTGGTGCACAGCCGGAAGACAGCCTGGTACAGCTTTTCCTGGAACTTGTGGATGAAGACGAGCCGGGTGTGCGTGAGGAGGTCGAGGAAAGATGA
- a CDS encoding histidine triad nucleotide-binding protein encodes MDCLFCKIVEGSIPSNKVLENDHVIVFHDIQPAAPTHVLVIPKKHISSMNEVTAEDLPLIGEIHLAAQEAAKRLGVEETGYRLINNCGKDGEQTVHHLHYHLLGGTRLGVLTSLSDSHK; translated from the coding sequence ATGGATTGCTTATTTTGCAAAATTGTAGAGGGCAGCATTCCCTCCAATAAAGTACTGGAGAATGACCATGTTATCGTTTTTCATGACATCCAGCCCGCTGCACCGACACATGTTCTTGTCATTCCGAAGAAACATATTTCTTCCATGAATGAAGTTACCGCAGAAGATCTGCCATTGATCGGCGAGATTCATCTGGCTGCTCAAGAAGCGGCGAAGCGTCTTGGCGTGGAGGAAACAGGATATCGCTTAATCAACAATTGTGGTAAGGATGGAGAACAAACCGTTCATCATCTGCATTACCATTTGTTGGGTGGTACCAGACTTGGCGTGTTGACAAGTCTGTCCGATTCTCACAAATAA
- the floA gene encoding flotillin-like protein FloA (flotillin-like protein involved in membrane lipid rafts), whose amino-acid sequence MDTSMITILLIAVVGIIVLSVFFSFFPVMLWVSAIASGVRVSIITLVAMRLRRVTPSRIVNPMIKATKAGLKLSMNQLESHFLAGGNVDRVVNALIAAQRANIPLEFERAAAIDLAGRDVLQAVQMSVNPRVIETPIVSAVAKDGIEVKVRARVTVRANIDRLVGGAGEETIIARVGEGIVSTNGSSNSHKDVLENPDLISRTVLSKGLDAGTAFEILSIDIADVDVGKNIGAFLQTEQAEADKRIAQAKAEERRAMAVAQEQEMKARVVEMRARVVESESQVPLAMAEALRNGKIGVMDYMNLKNIEADTQMRNTLGKPGEGSNSNDQGDSKNGR is encoded by the coding sequence ATGGACACATCAATGATTACGATTTTGCTCATTGCGGTAGTAGGTATTATCGTATTGAGCGTATTCTTCAGCTTTTTCCCGGTTATGCTCTGGGTTTCAGCGATTGCATCCGGCGTACGTGTAAGTATTATTACACTGGTAGCGATGAGACTGAGACGTGTAACGCCTAGCCGTATCGTTAATCCAATGATTAAAGCAACTAAAGCCGGTCTTAAACTCTCAATGAACCAACTGGAAAGTCACTTCTTGGCCGGTGGTAACGTTGACCGTGTTGTAAACGCTCTGATTGCTGCACAACGTGCCAACATTCCACTCGAATTTGAACGTGCTGCTGCGATTGACCTCGCAGGTCGTGACGTATTACAAGCCGTACAGATGAGCGTTAACCCACGTGTTATTGAAACACCAATTGTGTCTGCGGTTGCCAAAGATGGTATTGAAGTTAAAGTTAGAGCGCGGGTTACGGTTCGTGCCAATATTGACCGTCTCGTCGGTGGTGCTGGTGAAGAAACGATCATCGCCCGTGTTGGTGAAGGTATCGTAAGTACGAACGGTTCCTCCAATTCTCACAAAGACGTCTTGGAAAATCCGGATCTGATCTCCCGTACCGTATTGTCCAAAGGTCTGGATGCAGGTACTGCATTTGAAATCCTGTCCATTGATATTGCGGACGTTGATGTAGGTAAAAACATTGGTGCCTTCTTGCAAACAGAGCAAGCAGAAGCTGACAAACGTATCGCTCAGGCAAAAGCGGAAGAGCGTCGTGCAATGGCCGTAGCCCAAGAGCAAGAGATGAAAGCACGCGTAGTGGAAATGAGAGCACGCGTTGTTGAATCCGAATCCCAAGTACCTCTCGCCATGGCTGAGGCACTTCGTAACGGTAAAATCGGTGTGATGGATTATATGAACCTGAAGAACATTGAAGCGGATACTCAAATGCGTAACACATTGGGAAAACCTGGTGAAGGTTCGAATTCCAACGATCAGGGTGATTCCAAAAACGGAAGATAG
- a CDS encoding PLP-dependent cysteine synthase family protein, which translates to MTVYQHVQELIGNTPLLELTRYPLPEGIRLFAKLEFMNPGGSVKDRIGIFLLEKALARGDVKPGGTVIEATAGNTGIGLAMAAVGLNLKVIFTVPQKFSEEKQQLMKALGAKVVNTPTSEGITGAIRKAESLAKEIPGSYIPGQFSNADNPLAHYEHLGPEIWRDLNGQVDVYVAGAGSGGTFMGVSRYLKEQNPLIKTCIVEPEGSILAGGPAGPHRTEGIGVETLSSFMDVSYFDAIHTISDEDAFERVKDLALLEGLLVGSSSGAAMQAALNEAVHAAPGSNIVVIFPDSSERYLSQNIYNGGQ; encoded by the coding sequence TTGACCGTTTATCAACATGTACAGGAACTTATAGGTAATACACCTCTGCTTGAATTAACTCGATATCCATTACCGGAAGGAATCCGCCTGTTCGCCAAACTGGAATTCATGAATCCTGGAGGAAGTGTGAAAGACCGGATCGGCATTTTTTTATTGGAGAAGGCCTTGGCACGAGGAGATGTTAAGCCAGGTGGAACGGTAATCGAAGCTACCGCAGGCAATACAGGCATTGGTCTTGCAATGGCGGCTGTAGGCCTGAATTTAAAGGTCATTTTCACGGTACCTCAGAAGTTCAGCGAAGAGAAGCAGCAGTTGATGAAAGCCCTTGGAGCTAAGGTCGTGAACACACCCACGTCAGAAGGTATCACTGGTGCCATACGCAAGGCGGAATCGCTGGCGAAAGAAATACCGGGTTCGTATATTCCAGGTCAGTTCTCCAATGCGGATAACCCACTCGCACATTATGAACATCTGGGCCCTGAGATTTGGCGTGATCTGAACGGTCAGGTGGATGTATATGTCGCCGGAGCCGGGTCTGGCGGAACTTTCATGGGAGTATCTCGCTATTTGAAGGAGCAAAACCCGTTAATTAAAACATGTATCGTAGAACCCGAAGGTTCGATTCTCGCAGGAGGTCCAGCGGGACCACATCGTACAGAAGGAATAGGGGTCGAAACGTTATCTTCTTTTATGGATGTGAGTTACTTTGATGCCATTCATACGATCTCAGATGAAGATGCCTTTGAGCGGGTCAAGGATCTAGCCTTGTTGGAAGGCTTACTGGTAGGAAGTTCCTCAGGTGCAGCTATGCAAGCCGCATTAAACGAAGCTGTTCACGCAGCTCCCGGAAGTAACATCGTTGTTATTTTCCCGGATAGCAGCGAACGGTATTTAAGCCAAAATATCTATAATGGAGGACAATAA
- a CDS encoding GatB/YqeY domain-containing protein: MNLSERLNEDMKQAMKSKDKFRLSNIRLIRSTIKNLEIDLKRDLDDNEVLDILSREIKQRKDALQEFDKAGREDLAANAKAEIEVLIQYLPTQLTEEEIKVIVQQTIQETGASSKAEMGKVMAALMPKVKGKADGKLVNQAVQQFLQ; encoded by the coding sequence ATGAATCTTAGCGAACGATTGAACGAAGATATGAAGCAAGCGATGAAGAGTAAGGACAAGTTCAGACTCTCCAACATTCGGTTGATTCGTTCGACGATCAAGAATCTTGAAATAGATTTGAAAAGAGATTTGGATGACAACGAAGTGCTTGATATCCTGAGTCGTGAAATCAAACAGCGCAAAGATGCCCTCCAAGAATTTGACAAAGCGGGCCGTGAAGATCTCGCGGCAAATGCAAAAGCGGAAATTGAAGTACTCATCCAGTACCTTCCCACACAGCTTACCGAAGAAGAAATTAAAGTTATTGTACAGCAGACCATCCAGGAAACCGGTGCTTCTTCGAAAGCCGAGATGGGGAAAGTCATGGCGGCCCTTATGCCGAAAGTTAAAGGCAAAGCGGACGGCAAACTGGTAAATCAAGCAGTTCAACAATTTCTGCAATAA
- the rpsU gene encoding 30S ribosomal protein S21, producing MSETKVRKNETIDAALRRFKRSIAKDGVLAEVKKRKHYEKPSVKRKKKSEAARKRKF from the coding sequence GTGTCTGAAACTAAAGTTCGCAAAAACGAGACTATTGATGCTGCACTTCGTCGTTTTAAACGCTCCATCGCTAAAGATGGCGTATTGGCTGAGGTGAAGAAACGTAAGCATTATGAGAAGCCAAGCGTAAAGCGCAAGAAAAAGTCCGAGGCTGCTCGTAAGAGAAAGTTTTAG
- a CDS encoding SMC family ATPase, producing MKPILLKVAGLQSYREMQEIDFTVLTETGLFGIFGPTGSGKSSLLDAITLAMYGKVERAVNGTQGIMNHAEDSLSVAFTFELMSAEGTRRFRVERRFKRNNEVSVSNTISKFIETINGEEQVLADKLADVNRCVEDVIGLKMDDFTRAVVLPQGKFAEFLSLKGSERRQMLQRLFHLEKYGDQLAIKLSRRVKDNDMVHQSLAAEQQGLGNASKETLEETKRLLQTAVQQSELSRKALDEAAKEAEQLGKIRELSNERQARTDEQQKLKAMEPQIEAGEQRLKQSVAADAILPALQTVRDATATQKQRQDTAETAHQQALEHERLAVQEAEKAETARKQMTEEEPKLLLRLEQLEQAKELQRERDGLQADCSRLAQLLEQGQGEQTALGQQLEKEKELQQRGRKRREELQESLKPNEVKSEERRQLQAALELKHRVDTAAEQLQQNKADMQAYKQSAEQGADKLKAAAEEEKRLSDERQHLVEQASAGLEALLACEQDISREQSLLALAEEQLRGTMREQELHRLSSALRAELRDGEPCPVCGSPHHPLPAARPGEGPHAGDADLELLRSLHAELQELRFGLRQQLHERRSLLPQLGAAAGEAPAAAEAAPAAAEPEPAGSPEHGRSPAGWASRAAALREAAQALAAATAPLQAEAAALQQAAVGAQQRRMEAAAAQEAGRAGLAQAERKLAESEAAAAALQGRWAAELPGIAQEEAKALYQAMQERDARAEDIKERLNKSVTFLDEKDQIIQSLQQKLVELEKQLIQWQTEWQGNSKQLAEKEERLRQWVGEQRVEDLITAAQARLDGLRKTASDSAQRFKEADTLKQESAKKDVMAQQAAASATEHLQQAQERWKQLLEKSPFDSDDAVVSAAIPSQEAERLAGEIQQHRERERELASQLRELEQKLDGAVVSEEQWLACTERLQQVRIEDEAALRAKARAERDLEDVEQRHVRWTELENKRVEVSRQGELLSKLQSAFRGNAFVEYIAEEQLMQVSHAASQRLRFLTKQRYSLEVDSGGGFVICDDANGGVKRPVSTLSGGETFLTSLSLALALSAQIQLRGQYPLQFFFLDEGFGTLDPELLDTVITSLEKLHDDRLAVGVISHVPELRARLPRKLVVIPAGEAGNGSRVVLETL from the coding sequence ATGAAGCCGATTTTATTAAAAGTTGCCGGACTGCAAAGCTATCGGGAGATGCAGGAGATTGATTTTACCGTGCTGACGGAGACGGGACTATTCGGTATTTTTGGTCCAACGGGCAGTGGTAAATCTTCCTTGCTCGATGCCATCACACTCGCCATGTACGGAAAAGTGGAACGCGCGGTGAACGGGACGCAAGGCATTATGAACCATGCAGAAGATTCGTTGTCAGTTGCTTTTACATTTGAACTGATGTCGGCGGAAGGCACTCGAAGGTTCCGGGTAGAGCGACGTTTCAAACGAAATAATGAAGTGTCGGTGAGTAACACGATCAGCAAATTCATAGAGACGATTAATGGCGAAGAACAGGTACTTGCCGACAAATTGGCAGATGTGAATCGCTGTGTTGAAGATGTGATCGGTTTGAAGATGGATGATTTTACACGGGCAGTGGTTCTTCCGCAAGGGAAGTTTGCCGAGTTTTTATCACTTAAAGGCAGCGAACGTCGTCAGATGCTGCAACGATTGTTCCATCTGGAGAAGTATGGGGATCAGTTGGCCATCAAATTAAGTCGGCGGGTCAAGGATAATGATATGGTTCACCAATCTCTTGCTGCGGAGCAACAGGGACTGGGCAATGCCAGCAAGGAGACGCTGGAAGAAACGAAACGTCTACTTCAAACCGCTGTTCAGCAGTCTGAATTGTCCCGCAAAGCACTGGATGAAGCTGCGAAGGAAGCTGAACAACTGGGCAAAATTCGTGAGTTAAGTAACGAACGGCAGGCTCGGACAGATGAACAGCAGAAGCTGAAAGCAATGGAACCACAGATAGAGGCAGGGGAACAACGGCTGAAACAATCCGTTGCGGCAGATGCAATACTGCCTGCGTTGCAGACGGTTCGAGATGCCACGGCTACACAGAAGCAGCGGCAGGATACCGCCGAGACAGCTCATCAGCAAGCACTGGAACATGAGCGTCTGGCTGTTCAGGAAGCGGAGAAGGCTGAGACGGCACGTAAGCAAATGACTGAGGAAGAACCGAAACTTTTGCTGCGCCTGGAGCAACTCGAACAAGCAAAAGAGCTGCAACGGGAACGGGACGGGCTTCAGGCCGATTGCTCGCGCCTCGCGCAGCTTCTGGAACAGGGGCAGGGCGAACAGACTGCGCTAGGGCAGCAGCTTGAGAAAGAAAAGGAGTTGCAACAGCGTGGACGCAAACGACGTGAGGAACTACAGGAGAGCCTCAAGCCAAATGAAGTGAAGTCAGAGGAACGCAGACAGCTGCAGGCTGCGCTTGAACTGAAGCATCGTGTGGATACTGCCGCGGAGCAGTTGCAGCAAAATAAGGCTGACATGCAAGCCTATAAGCAGTCGGCAGAACAGGGAGCCGACAAGCTGAAGGCGGCGGCTGAGGAAGAAAAACGCCTGAGTGATGAGCGTCAGCATCTGGTAGAACAGGCGTCAGCAGGTCTTGAGGCCTTGCTTGCCTGTGAGCAGGATATTAGCCGCGAACAAAGCCTGCTGGCCCTTGCGGAGGAACAGCTGCGTGGCACAATGCGCGAGCAGGAGCTGCACCGGCTGTCCTCCGCCTTGCGCGCCGAGCTGCGTGACGGCGAGCCATGCCCGGTGTGCGGCTCGCCGCATCACCCGCTCCCGGCTGCGCGGCCGGGAGAAGGTCCGCACGCAGGCGATGCGGACCTGGAACTGCTGCGCAGCCTGCACGCGGAGCTGCAGGAGCTGCGCTTTGGGCTGCGCCAGCAGCTGCACGAACGTCGCAGCCTGCTGCCGCAGCTTGGCGCTGCGGCCGGCGAAGCTCCTGCCGCAGCCGAGGCCGCGCCTGCGGCAGCGGAGCCCGAGCCCGCCGGGTCGCCCGAACATGGGCGCTCCCCGGCAGGCTGGGCATCGCGTGCCGCTGCGCTGCGCGAAGCCGCGCAGGCGCTGGCTGCCGCAACAGCGCCGCTCCAGGCCGAAGCCGCCGCGTTGCAGCAGGCGGCTGTGGGCGCGCAGCAGCGCCGCATGGAAGCGGCAGCTGCGCAGGAGGCCGGCCGTGCCGGGCTCGCCCAGGCGGAGCGCAAGCTGGCCGAGAGCGAGGCTGCAGCGGCTGCCTTGCAGGGCCGCTGGGCCGCGGAACTGCCGGGCATCGCTCAGGAGGAGGCCAAGGCCCTCTATCAGGCGATGCAGGAGCGCGATGCGCGCGCCGAAGACATCAAGGAACGTCTGAACAAAAGCGTGACGTTCCTTGATGAAAAAGACCAAATCATCCAATCTCTCCAGCAGAAGCTGGTGGAATTGGAAAAACAACTGATTCAGTGGCAAACGGAGTGGCAGGGCAATAGCAAACAGCTGGCAGAGAAGGAAGAACGTTTGCGCCAGTGGGTTGGGGAGCAGCGGGTAGAAGATCTGATTACTGCGGCTCAGGCTCGTCTGGATGGACTGCGGAAAACAGCTTCGGACTCGGCACAACGCTTCAAAGAAGCGGATACACTGAAGCAGGAATCAGCCAAGAAAGACGTCATGGCACAGCAGGCAGCCGCCTCGGCCACAGAACATCTGCAACAGGCACAGGAACGGTGGAAGCAATTGCTGGAAAAATCTCCGTTTGACTCGGATGATGCTGTTGTATCGGCGGCAATTCCTTCACAGGAAGCAGAACGACTGGCAGGAGAGATCCAGCAGCACCGTGAACGTGAGCGTGAACTGGCATCCCAGTTGCGTGAATTGGAACAAAAGCTGGATGGAGCTGTCGTATCGGAGGAACAGTGGTTAGCCTGCACCGAACGTTTGCAGCAGGTCCGAATTGAGGATGAGGCTGCCCTTCGTGCCAAAGCACGTGCAGAACGTGATCTGGAGGATGTGGAGCAGCGACATGTTCGCTGGACCGAACTGGAGAACAAGCGGGTGGAGGTAAGCCGTCAAGGTGAGCTGCTCAGCAAATTGCAATCCGCGTTCAGAGGCAATGCTTTTGTCGAGTATATTGCCGAAGAACAACTGATGCAGGTTAGTCATGCGGCATCTCAGCGTCTGCGCTTCCTGACCAAACAGCGTTATTCACTGGAGGTGGATTCCGGTGGCGGTTTTGTGATCTGTGATGATGCCAACGGGGGAGTCAAACGACCGGTATCAACGTTGTCAGGTGGCGAGACGTTTTTGACCTCATTGTCGCTGGCCTTGGCACTGTCGGCCCAGATTCAGCTGCGAGGTCAGTACCCACTTCAATTCTTCTTCCTGGATGAAGGGTTTGGTACCCTTGACCCTGAGCTGTTGGATACCGTCATTACGTCTTTGGAAAAATTGCATGACGACCGATTAGCTGTTGGTGTAATCAGTCACGTGCCTGAACTGCGTGCACGCTTGCCGCGCAAACTTGTGGTGATTCCAGCAGGTGAGGCCGGAAACGGCTCACGTGTGGTCTTGGAGACCCTGTAG
- the yqfC gene encoding sporulation protein YqfC, protein MTRISRKLRRWTSEVLDLPQDVLYDMPRLTLIGSKQLYIENHRGVIHFTPDRIVLALSQGQLEIKGTALVIRNILPDEVAVEGTILDIHMNGVEGNG, encoded by the coding sequence ATGACCCGGATCAGCCGCAAGCTGCGCAGATGGACCAGTGAAGTGTTGGATCTGCCGCAGGATGTGCTTTATGATATGCCACGGTTAACCCTGATCGGCAGTAAGCAACTGTATATAGAGAATCATCGCGGTGTCATCCATTTTACACCGGATCGTATCGTGTTGGCTCTTTCCCAAGGCCAGTTGGAGATCAAAGGAACTGCCTTGGTGATACGTAACATTTTGCCGGATGAAGTAGCTGTTGAAGGAACAATTCTGGATATTCATATGAATGGAGTGGAGGGGAACGGATGA
- a CDS encoding nodulation protein NfeD — protein sequence MLLMLLTLLLPVWIGSPSAHAAEKSGAVYIIPVDKPIEQGLGKFMERGFKQAEEMNAGLIVLDINTPGGRVDTAEALGTLIKDSPIETVAFVRGDAASAGSFLALNADKIVMSPGSMIGAAAMVDSTGKHVDDPKLVAFWKSKMQGAAEISGRDGKIAAGMTDVNIVVEMPEINKTKQKGEIIALSAEEALKVGYADHISNTPEEAAAWAGYSQDDVFKVERTTAENISSFLTNPVVMTVLLFLGIAGVIIELIVPGFGVPGIVGIVCFVLYFSGNYIAGFAGAETWVLFTVGLIMMILEMFIPSFGILGILGSIALVAGVVRAAYDTSDAFVSLGIAFGAALVVIAIISIIFKDRGIWNRFILSDSMSADRGYSSATERKELVGLQGISLTPLRPSGTAMFEGERIDVVTDGDFIPIDTPIIVIKAEGTRIVVQQALPV from the coding sequence ATGCTCTTAATGCTGCTGACGCTGTTGCTTCCTGTTTGGATTGGATCACCGTCAGCGCATGCAGCTGAGAAGAGTGGTGCCGTATATATTATTCCGGTTGATAAACCAATCGAGCAGGGACTTGGCAAGTTCATGGAACGCGGGTTCAAGCAAGCAGAAGAGATGAATGCTGGCCTGATCGTTCTTGATATCAATACGCCGGGAGGCCGTGTCGACACTGCAGAAGCATTGGGTACCCTGATCAAGGACAGTCCGATCGAGACTGTTGCATTTGTTCGTGGAGATGCTGCTTCAGCCGGGAGTTTTCTGGCTCTGAATGCAGATAAGATCGTAATGTCACCAGGCAGTATGATTGGTGCGGCAGCAATGGTGGACAGTACGGGTAAACATGTTGATGATCCAAAACTCGTTGCATTCTGGAAAAGCAAAATGCAGGGAGCGGCTGAAATCAGTGGTCGTGATGGCAAGATTGCAGCTGGAATGACGGATGTTAACATCGTTGTTGAAATGCCAGAGATCAATAAAACCAAGCAAAAAGGTGAAATTATTGCTCTCTCGGCTGAAGAAGCGCTGAAAGTTGGTTATGCCGACCACATCAGCAACACACCGGAAGAAGCGGCAGCTTGGGCAGGTTACAGTCAGGATGACGTTTTTAAGGTAGAACGAACGACAGCGGAGAATATTTCCTCTTTTCTTACCAATCCGGTTGTTATGACTGTGTTATTGTTCCTCGGAATCGCGGGTGTGATCATTGAATTGATTGTTCCTGGTTTTGGAGTTCCAGGTATTGTAGGTATCGTGTGTTTCGTATTGTATTTCTCGGGTAACTACATTGCGGGATTTGCCGGAGCAGAGACATGGGTGCTATTCACCGTCGGACTCATCATGATGATTCTGGAGATGTTTATTCCGAGCTTTGGTATTCTGGGGATTTTGGGATCAATTGCGCTTGTGGCCGGTGTTGTAAGGGCTGCTTATGATACGAGTGATGCATTTGTATCTCTGGGTATCGCTTTTGGAGCAGCACTGGTAGTCATTGCGATCATCTCAATTATCTTTAAGGATCGAGGAATTTGGAATCGGTTCATACTGAGTGACAGCATGTCTGCGGATCGTGGTTATTCATCAGCCACAGAACGCAAAGAGCTGGTTGGTCTGCAAGGAATCAGTCTGACACCGCTTCGTCCTTCTGGAACAGCGATGTTTGAAGGGGAACGAATTGACGTTGTTACCGACGGAGATTTTATTCCCATCGATACTCCGATTATTGTGATTAAAGCGGAAGGTACCCGGATTGTGGTTCAGCAAGCTTTGCCGGTGTAA